GACCACGGCGTAGCTGAGTTGCAGTCCTGCTTCGGCATCCACCCCATTGGCGACCGCATCAAGACTGCCGCCAGCGGGCACATAGAAGGGACCAGCGGATGAATTGCTGACGCTGCTGCCGTTCTCGGTGAGTGCGACGTTCTCGCCCTGCCCTTGGGCCGCAAACATCGGCCCGAAGCCGTAGGTGTTGTTGTCGTAGGGCGAATAGGTGCTGCTGCCGCTCTGGAATGCTTCGGTATCGGCAAACACACTGACGGTGGGCCAGTAAGCCCCCGACAGCGAGGCCACCGTGGCTGCTTGCGCCGCAATCTGCTTGCGTTGGATCTCCAGGTTGGGGCTGTTGCGGAAGGCGATGGCGATCGCCTGCTCCAGGCTGACCGCGCGGATGCCTCCGGCGGCTGCATCCTGCGCCGTCGGCAGTTGCAGGGGGGCATCTGGGAGGCTTTGGTCGTCGCTCAGTGATCCACTGGCCGGTTCATTGGCCCGAAGCAAACGGCCAGGAAGCTCGGGACTGCGCAGGTCATCGGAGGCATCAAGCGCAGGAGCCGGACCGAGCAGCGTATCCAGACTGTCGAGCTGCTGGTTCAACTGATTCCAGCTGCGCTCCAGCTGGCGGGTGTTGCCGCCTTCGTTCAGGCTTGGAGCCGCATCAATCTGGGTTTGTGCCTTGGCCACGACTTGGCACAGCATGCCCATCACGGGAATCACGAGGGAACCCTTGATGAGTGAGCCGATCAAGAAGTGAAGCTGCATTCTGGTTTGGCTGATCTTGCCGCTACAACCGGGCTTCAGCGATTGGCAGTGACAGGCTGCGATCCGGCCATGCCGGGCAGGCAGTCATGCAACACGGAGGCTCCATGGCGGATCAGTGAGCTGCGTTGAACGATCTGCCGCATGCGCGCCGTTGGCACTGTGCTGAGGGCTTCGCTGCCCACGCGATTCTCCAGGTTGGTGGTCATCTGTCTGGCCGCGGCTGCCAGGCTGTGATCCAGCGGCTTCAAGCCCACCAGGTCCAGCGATTGGTGTGCCCCTGGATCGAGCTGTCGCAGCAGCGCGGCTAAGCGCGATAGCAGCTCGATCTGTTGTCTGAGCACCTGTGCTTCCTCGTGGTGGAGCGTCTTGATCGCGGGCGGCGATTGGATCGGAGCCGGCAGGCCGCGCAGGCCATCCAGCACCGACATCAGCTGGGAGAGCAGCAGTTCCAGTTCAGCCCAGAGCCGATGCAGGGGATGCATCTCGGGATTCACACCGAGCTCCACTTGCGCTGTGGCCTGGAGCACTCGCACGGCATTGATTTTTGTCAGCAGCTGGGAGCGCCGCTCTCGGCGTTCCTGCATCGACAGTCGTGTGGGCACATCCGCTTCCAGGCGACCCACCTCCAGGCTGAAGTCCTGGATGATCGCGTCGATGAACGCTGCGAACTGGCGGTGCAGGGAAGGGATTGCTGCGCTGGGCCACACGTAGCGGGTCGCCCAGAGCGAAATCAGAATGCCGA
This region of Synechococcus sp. NOUM97013 genomic DNA includes:
- a CDS encoding FUSC family protein translates to MRSSPPTSRPWFVRSDLRLALVTGLGAAFGLLSSIPFGYYIALTTAAVLSGSYGNSLRLSIQRLLGSLMGVVIVVIFSRGLEWPLPLGIGLAMASVRLLGGALGLQVGYKVAGNIVVMGWLVHSAEETTWGFTRLFWTAIGILISLWATRYVWPSAAIPSLHRQFAAFIDAIIQDFSLEVGRLEADVPTRLSMQERRERRSQLLTKINAVRVLQATAQVELGVNPEMHPLHRLWAELELLLSQLMSVLDGLRGLPAPIQSPPAIKTLHHEEAQVLRQQIELLSRLAALLRQLDPGAHQSLDLVGLKPLDHSLAAAARQMTTNLENRVGSEALSTVPTARMRQIVQRSSLIRHGASVLHDCLPGMAGSQPVTANR